In Geminocystis sp. NIES-3708, a single window of DNA contains:
- a CDS encoding cysteine synthase A, whose amino-acid sequence MDIKDGFIGTIGNTPLIRLNSFSEETGCEILGKAEFLNPGGSVKDRAALYIIQQAEAQGLLKPGGTVVEGTAGNTGIGLAHICNAKGYKCVIVIPDTQSQEKMDALRTLGAEVRAVPAVPYKDPNNYVKLSGRIASEMDNAIWANQFDNLANRQAHYETTGKEIWEQTDHQIDGWVAATGTGGTFAGVSLFLKDQNHDIQCVLADPLGSGLYSYVKTGEIKMEGNSITEGIGNSRITANMENVPIDDAIQIDDQEAIRVIYQLLRKEGLFMGGSVGINVGAAVALAKKLGPGHTIVTVLCDGGARYQSRLYNREWLNSKGLIIPD is encoded by the coding sequence ATGGATATTAAAGACGGCTTCATTGGTACTATCGGCAATACCCCATTAATTCGCTTAAATAGTTTCAGTGAAGAAACGGGGTGCGAAATTCTAGGCAAAGCAGAGTTTTTGAATCCGGGTGGTTCGGTGAAAGACAGAGCCGCATTATACATAATTCAACAAGCAGAAGCTCAAGGATTGCTTAAACCCGGTGGCACAGTGGTAGAAGGCACGGCAGGAAATACTGGCATCGGTTTAGCTCATATTTGCAATGCCAAGGGTTATAAATGTGTAATCGTCATTCCTGATACTCAATCACAGGAAAAAATGGACGCTTTACGGACTTTAGGAGCAGAAGTTAGAGCTGTACCTGCTGTACCTTATAAAGATCCCAATAATTATGTTAAACTCTCTGGCAGAATTGCTTCTGAAATGGATAATGCTATCTGGGCAAACCAATTCGATAATTTAGCTAATCGTCAAGCACACTACGAAACTACGGGGAAAGAAATTTGGGAGCAAACAGATCATCAAATTGATGGTTGGGTAGCCGCAACAGGTACAGGAGGAACTTTTGCGGGGGTTTCTTTATTTCTAAAAGATCAAAATCATGATATACAATGTGTTTTGGCAGATCCTTTAGGTAGCGGTTTATACAGTTATGTGAAAACTGGAGAAATCAAAATGGAAGGTAATTCTATTACTGAGGGGATTGGCAACAGTAGAATAACTGCTAATATGGAAAATGTCCCCATTGATGATGCCATTCAAATTGATGATCAAGAGGCAATTCGGGTTATTTATCAGTTACTACGAAAAGAAGGCTTATTTATGGGGGGATCTGTTGGTATAAATGTAGGTGCGGCTGTTGCTTTAGCCAAAAAACTCGGACCTGGGCATACTATTGTGACTGTTTTATGTGATGGCGGTGCCCGTTATCAATCTCGACTTTATAACCGTGAATGGCTCAATTCTAAAGGTTTAATTATCCCTGATTAA
- a CDS encoding SRPBCC family protein has protein sequence MRKFQYSSIIKAPVKVVWEFHERQDILELLTPPWQPVKVIARQGGLNIGATSEFLLMFGLIHISWLARHTEYEQYKIFTDEQIRGPMDSWIHRHYFEAKGLETKLTDIIEYRIPGGWLSEIFLGWWVNSRLQEMFRYRHEVTKKYCET, from the coding sequence GTGAGAAAATTTCAATATTCAAGTATTATTAAAGCACCAGTAAAAGTAGTTTGGGAATTTCACGAAAGACAAGACATTCTCGAACTTTTAACTCCTCCTTGGCAACCTGTGAAAGTTATTGCTAGACAAGGAGGTTTAAATATTGGTGCAACTAGCGAATTTTTACTGATGTTTGGCTTGATTCATATTTCTTGGTTAGCCCGTCATACTGAATATGAACAGTATAAAATATTTACTGATGAGCAAATTAGAGGACCAATGGATTCATGGATTCATCGTCATTATTTTGAGGCTAAAGGTTTAGAAACAAAGCTCACAGATATTATTGAATATAGAATTCCGGGAGGGTGGTTAAGTGAAATTTTCCTCGGTTGGTGGGTAAATTCTCGCCTTCAAGAGATGTTTCGTTATCGCCATGAAGTTACTAAAAAATACTGTGAAACCTGA
- a CDS encoding GuaB3 family IMP dehydrogenase-related protein: MSIIIGRGKQARRAYGIDEIALAPGNRTLDPALADTRVTLGGIEREIPIIASAMDGVVDVKMAVLLSQLGSLGVLNLEGIQTRYEDPNPILDRIASVGKSEFVGLMQELYSEPVKPELIKQRIVEIKQQGGIAAVSLTPAGASQFGKVVAEAGADLVFIQATVVSTAHLSPESITPLDLATFCQEMPMPVILGNCVTYEVTLQLLKAGAAGILVGIGPGAACTSRGVLGVGVPQATAVADCAAARDDFHKETGNYVPIIADGGIITGGDICKCIACGADAVMIGSPIARSAEAPGRGYHWGMATPSPVLPRGTRINVGTTGTITEILRGPAKLDDGTHNLLGALKTSMGTLGAKNIKEMQEVEVVIAPSLLTEGKVYQKAQQLGMGK; encoded by the coding sequence GTGAGTATTATAATTGGTCGTGGAAAACAAGCCCGTAGAGCTTATGGTATAGATGAAATAGCTTTAGCACCGGGAAATCGCACATTAGATCCCGCACTAGCTGATACTCGTGTTACTCTTGGTGGTATTGAGCGAGAAATTCCTATTATTGCCAGTGCAATGGATGGTGTTGTTGATGTTAAAATGGCAGTCTTATTATCTCAGTTAGGTTCATTAGGAGTACTTAACTTAGAAGGTATCCAAACCCGTTATGAAGATCCTAATCCTATCTTAGATCGTATTGCTTCGGTGGGAAAATCAGAATTTGTTGGTTTAATGCAGGAATTATACAGTGAACCAGTTAAACCTGAGCTAATTAAGCAAAGAATCGTTGAAATTAAGCAACAAGGTGGTATTGCAGCAGTAAGTTTGACTCCTGCTGGTGCTAGTCAATTTGGTAAAGTTGTTGCGGAAGCAGGTGCAGATTTAGTATTTATTCAAGCAACCGTGGTATCTACTGCTCATTTATCCCCTGAATCTATTACTCCTCTGGATTTAGCTACTTTTTGTCAAGAAATGCCGATGCCTGTTATTCTTGGTAACTGCGTTACTTACGAGGTAACATTACAACTGCTCAAAGCTGGTGCCGCAGGTATATTAGTAGGTATTGGTCCGGGTGCTGCTTGTACTTCTAGGGGTGTTCTAGGAGTAGGTGTACCTCAAGCCACTGCTGTTGCTGATTGTGCAGCGGCTAGGGATGATTTCCACAAAGAAACAGGTAACTATGTCCCTATTATTGCTGATGGTGGAATTATTACTGGTGGTGATATTTGTAAATGTATCGCTTGTGGTGCAGATGCTGTGATGATTGGCTCTCCTATTGCTCGTAGTGCTGAAGCTCCCGGTAGGGGTTATCATTGGGGTATGGCAACTCCTAGCCCTGTTTTACCACGTGGTACTAGAATTAATGTTGGTACAACTGGTACGATCACGGAAATTTTACGAGGACCTGCTAAACTTGATGATGGTACTCATAACTTATTAGGTGCGTTAAAAACCAGTATGGGTACATTAGGGGCAAAAAATATCAAGGAAATGCAGGAAGTAGAAGTGGTGATTGCACCTTCTCTATTAACTGAAGGAAAAGTTTATCAAAAAGCCCAACAGTTGGGTATGGGAAAATAA
- a CDS encoding aminotransferase class I/II-fold pyridoxal phosphate-dependent enzyme, with protein MNKNSQEKTPLLTTLQELALKEDAPFYTPGHRKGEGISKSLKQLMGEKVFRADLPELPELDNLFAPEGVIKEAQILASEAFGAKQTWFLANGSTSGIIASILATCGEGDKIILPRNIHQSAIFGLILSGATPLFINPEYNSDFDLCYTLSPFQIADVLETHSNVKAVMVVSPTYHGICANLTEIANLAHHFNIPLLVDEAHGAHFSFHPNLPMSALKAGADIAIQSTHKTLGAMTQASMLHLQGNLVNPYRINQALQLVQSSSPSYLLLASLDGARQQMVMEGEKLLINTINLAIIARKEIAKLEYLSLLDFVKTLDNFADLDITRLTINVSKLGLTGYEADEIFHQKFGVTCELPSLKNITFIISYGNKIENIYRLIKALKDLEKYQKKSDNNKFNHSSLPINSLKITPRQAFWAEKKVVSRDLAINEISGENICPYPPGIPLIMAGEVITKDALRYAQEVINSGGIITGTSDQSLNTLKIISG; from the coding sequence TTGAACAAAAATTCTCAAGAAAAAACCCCGTTATTAACTACCTTACAAGAATTAGCTTTAAAAGAAGATGCTCCGTTTTATACTCCCGGACATAGAAAGGGTGAAGGTATCAGTAAATCTTTAAAGCAATTAATGGGAGAAAAAGTGTTTCGTGCTGACTTGCCAGAGTTACCTGAATTAGATAATTTATTTGCTCCCGAAGGAGTCATAAAAGAAGCTCAAATTTTAGCCTCAGAGGCTTTTGGTGCTAAACAAACATGGTTTTTGGCGAATGGTTCGACTTCTGGCATTATTGCTTCTATCTTGGCTACCTGTGGCGAAGGGGATAAGATTATTTTGCCTCGAAATATTCATCAATCAGCTATTTTTGGCTTAATTTTGTCTGGTGCAACTCCCCTCTTTATTAATCCTGAATATAACTCGGATTTTGACCTTTGTTATACCCTTTCTCCTTTTCAAATTGCTGATGTTTTAGAAACTCATTCTAATGTTAAAGCTGTAATGGTAGTTTCTCCGACATATCATGGTATTTGTGCAAATTTGACAGAAATAGCCAATCTTGCACATCACTTTAACATTCCTTTGTTAGTTGATGAAGCCCATGGTGCACATTTTTCTTTTCATCCTAATTTACCGATGTCAGCATTAAAAGCAGGAGCAGATATTGCGATACAATCCACTCATAAAACTCTAGGGGCAATGACTCAGGCTTCAATGCTTCATCTTCAAGGCAACTTAGTTAACCCTTATCGTATTAATCAGGCTTTACAATTGGTGCAGTCTTCTAGCCCTAGCTATTTACTTTTAGCCTCTTTAGATGGTGCAAGACAACAAATGGTGATGGAAGGAGAAAAGTTATTAATTAATACTATAAATTTGGCAATAATTGCAAGAAAAGAAATAGCCAAATTAGAATATTTATCTTTATTAGACTTTGTTAAAACCCTAGATAATTTTGCCGATTTAGATATAACAAGATTAACTATTAATGTTAGTAAATTAGGTTTAACGGGTTATGAAGCAGATGAAATTTTTCATCAAAAATTTGGAGTAACTTGTGAATTGCCCTCTTTAAAAAATATTACTTTTATCATTTCTTATGGTAATAAAATCGAGAATATTTATAGGTTAATTAAAGCTTTAAAAGACTTAGAAAAATATCAAAAAAAATCTGATAATAATAAATTTAATCATTCTTCTTTGCCAATAAATTCTTTAAAAATAACTCCTCGCCAAGCATTTTGGGCTGAAAAAAAAGTTGTTTCACGAGATTTAGCAATCAATGAAATTAGTGGCGAAAATATTTGTCCTTATCCTCCCGGAATTCCTTTAATTATGGCAGGAGAAGTTATTACTAAAGATGCTTTAAGATATGCTCAAGAAGTTATTAATTCAGGGGGAATAATTACAGGAACAAGTGACCAAAGTTTAAATACTTTAAAAATTATTTCAGGATAA
- a CDS encoding mechanosensitive ion channel family protein, which yields MLDNILKLSEKFQPFITDLIITFSILILGYFFLKITKNIVFRQIRKIVRKSENKLTHQIIDILDKHFVLITYFSLFYITLKEIELNATILATVKTIVIIATTIFIAQFLIDLSRTIIYFYGEKYRNSNSVIERNINALFPAIRVLIYGLGIISILSNLGFDIAAIIAGLGIGGVALALASQGILQDLFSYFAILFDRPFEISDLIAVGDFMGHVEHIGIKTTRIKTITGEQLILANTDLTSSRLRNFKRMDKRQVIIKIGLIYETDNEKLSQIPNIIKEAIEEIDNITFDIAYFYGFGDFSLNFEVVYYVDNNDIKDYRLARNEVNLAIKNAFAVHKLEFAYPTQVNYLSGAKE from the coding sequence ATGTTAGATAATATTTTAAAATTATCAGAAAAATTTCAGCCTTTTATCACAGATTTAATTATTACTTTTAGTATCTTAATTTTAGGTTATTTTTTCTTGAAAATTACAAAAAATATAGTTTTTAGACAAATTAGAAAAATTGTTAGAAAAAGTGAAAATAAATTAACTCATCAAATTATAGACATTTTAGATAAACATTTTGTTCTTATTACTTATTTTAGTTTATTTTATATAACTTTAAAAGAAATTGAATTAAATGCCACAATTTTAGCGACAGTAAAAACTATTGTTATAATTGCCACTACTATTTTTATCGCTCAATTTTTAATAGATTTGTCCAGAACTATTATTTATTTTTATGGAGAAAAATATCGTAATTCTAACTCAGTTATAGAAAGAAATATTAATGCTTTATTTCCTGCTATTAGAGTATTAATTTATGGTTTAGGTATTATTTCTATTCTCAGTAATTTAGGTTTTGATATTGCTGCTATTATTGCTGGTTTAGGGATTGGTGGTGTGGCTTTAGCTTTAGCTTCTCAAGGAATTTTACAAGATTTATTTAGTTATTTTGCTATACTTTTTGATCGTCCCTTTGAGATTTCTGACTTAATCGCTGTGGGGGATTTTATGGGTCATGTAGAACATATTGGTATTAAAACTACGAGAATAAAAACTATAACAGGAGAACAATTAATATTAGCCAATACAGATTTAACCAGTTCAAGATTACGTAATTTTAAACGCATGGATAAAAGACAAGTAATCATTAAAATTGGACTTATTTATGAAACTGATAATGAAAAATTAAGTCAAATTCCTAATATTATAAAAGAAGCAATAGAAGAAATTGATAATATCACGTTTGATATTGCTTATTTTTATGGATTTGGTGATTTTAGTTTAAATTTTGAAGTAGTTTATTATGTTGATAATAATGATATAAAGGATTATCGTTTAGCCAGAAATGAGGTTAACTTAGCTATTAAAAATGCTTTTGCTGTTCATAAATTAGAGTTTGCTTATCCTACTCAAGTTAATTATTTATCAGGAGCAAAAGAATAA
- a CDS encoding ABC transporter substrate-binding protein gives MLINMKFVSIFLRLQWRKLFHLIIIFCTTTLLLSSCALNSSPQNQSRLIQAILSDPKTFNAVLSQESPNIFGLTYEGLIIENPLTGEIEPALAESWTISEDKLSIIFTLKNDLKWSDGEPLTVDDVIFSYNQLYLNEEIPTNARDSLRIGQSKALPIVEKVNDLQVKFIIPEPFAPFLESTGLSILPKHILEEKVTTKGANGKPLFLSFWGVDTPPDQLIVNGAYKLKNYATSQRLIFTKNPYYWQKDNENNQLPYIEEVVWEIVESTDTSILQFRSGGLDSITVSPEYFSLLKREENRGNFTIHNGGAAYGTTFISFNLNQGSRDGKPLVDPIKSKWFNNVNFRKAIAYSINRERMINNIYRGLGEAQNSPISVQSPFYDPTIIGYDYEPELAKKILLQEGFKYDQEGRLLDSENNEVRFTLLTNAGNRIRESLGSQIKQDLSQIGITVDFTPIAFNVLVDKLSNSLDWEAHILGFTGGNEPNGGANLWFPDGNLHVFNQKPQPGRPPIQGRIIADWEAKIGNLYIEGAKELDLEKRKKIYGQTQQLANEYLPLIYLVNPYSLAAVRNRIEGVEYSALGGAFWNLERLKIK, from the coding sequence ATGCTTATAAATATGAAGTTTGTTAGTATTTTCTTAAGATTGCAGTGGCGAAAATTATTCCATTTAATTATTATTTTTTGTACCACTACTTTACTTTTGTCTTCTTGTGCTTTAAATTCTTCTCCACAGAATCAATCAAGACTTATTCAAGCTATTTTAAGTGATCCTAAAACTTTTAATGCTGTTTTATCTCAAGAATCTCCTAACATTTTTGGCTTAACCTATGAAGGATTAATTATCGAAAATCCTCTCACGGGAGAAATTGAACCTGCGTTAGCAGAATCTTGGACTATTTCTGAAGATAAATTAAGTATTATTTTTACTCTTAAAAATGATTTAAAATGGTCAGATGGTGAGCCTTTAACAGTTGATGATGTGATATTTAGCTATAACCAATTATATTTAAATGAGGAAATTCCCACTAATGCAAGAGATAGTTTAAGAATTGGTCAAAGTAAGGCTTTACCTATAGTTGAAAAAGTTAATGATTTACAGGTAAAATTTATAATTCCTGAACCTTTTGCACCTTTTTTAGAAAGTACTGGTTTATCAATATTACCTAAACATATTTTAGAAGAAAAAGTTACTACCAAAGGAGCAAATGGTAAGCCTCTTTTTCTTTCTTTTTGGGGTGTTGATACTCCCCCAGATCAACTAATCGTTAATGGTGCATATAAATTGAAAAATTATGCGACTTCTCAACGATTAATTTTTACAAAAAATCCCTATTATTGGCAAAAAGATAATGAAAATAATCAATTACCTTATATAGAAGAAGTAGTATGGGAAATTGTGGAATCTACTGATACTTCTATATTGCAATTTCGCTCTGGTGGTTTAGATTCTATTACCGTTTCTCCTGAATATTTTTCCTTACTAAAAAGAGAAGAAAATCGAGGTAACTTTACTATTCATAATGGAGGTGCGGCTTACGGTACAACATTTATTAGTTTTAATCTTAATCAAGGCTCAAGAGATGGTAAACCTCTTGTTGATCCTATTAAATCTAAATGGTTTAATAATGTTAATTTTCGCAAAGCGATCGCTTATAGTATTAACAGAGAAAGGATGATTAATAATATTTATCGAGGTTTAGGAGAAGCACAAAATTCACCTATTTCTGTACAATCACCTTTTTATGATCCTACTATTATTGGCTATGATTATGAACCAGAATTAGCAAAAAAAATTTTATTACAAGAAGGATTCAAATATGATCAAGAAGGCAGATTATTAGACTCAGAAAATAATGAAGTGAGATTCACTTTATTAACTAATGCTGGAAATAGAATTAGAGAATCTTTAGGTTCACAAATAAAACAAGATTTAAGTCAAATTGGTATCACCGTTGATTTTACTCCTATCGCCTTTAATGTATTAGTAGATAAACTAAGTAACTCCTTAGATTGGGAAGCCCATATTTTAGGATTTACTGGTGGCAATGAACCTAATGGAGGTGCTAATTTATGGTTTCCTGATGGAAATTTACACGTTTTTAACCAAAAACCTCAACCCGGAAGACCACCAATTCAAGGCAGAATTATAGCAGATTGGGAAGCTAAAATTGGGAATTTATATATTGAAGGAGCAAAAGAATTAGACTTAGAAAAAAGAAAGAAAATTTATGGACAAACTCAGCAATTAGCTAATGAATATTTACCTTTAATTTATTTAGTAAATCCTTATTCTTTAGCCGCCGTTAGAAATCGTATTGAAGGAGTTGAATATTCTGCTTTAGGTGGTGCTTTTTGGAATTTAGAAAGGCTTAAAATTAAATAA
- a CDS encoding DNA-directed RNA polymerase subunit beta', which translates to MPTEKKTQTFYNIVIDKGALKKLISKTFTEYGSARCASVCDKLKTMGFRYATQAAVSISVEDLKVPEAKKAMLAEAETTIKKTINRYANGEITEVERFQKVIDTWNDTSESLKDEVVRNFRQSDPLNSVYMMAFSGARGNISQVRQLVGMRGLMADPQGEIIDLPIKTNFREGLTVTEYIISSYGARKGLVDTALRTADSGYLTRRLVDVSQDVIIRETDCGTTRGVTVLPMKDGERTLIPLGDRLLGRVLGEDVIDPATGEVIGVRNQAIDADLAKAIGKAVDKVKVRSPLTCETARSVCQKCYGWSLAHGDWVNMGEAIGIIAAQSIGEPGTQLTMRTFHTGGVFTGEVAQRIITPKAGTVKFDKKLKVRDTRTRHGDQKLLVEIAGNIIVGDAKINVPAASLLAVREGDTVQVDDLLAEVMPQKTRSTERVTKDVSSDLSGEVYFADISPESKTDRQGNTTTTVTRNGLIWVLSGQVYNLPPGAEPVVKNGDKIEIGSVLAETKLRTKSGGVCRFEEGSREIEIITASVSLDQADIYLEHNGSQQQYVIHTPKGDRFALKVVPGTKVQNNQVVAELIDDSFRTNTGGIMRYAGLETGRGNRKQGYEVIKEGTLIWIPEESHEINKDISLLLVEDGQYVEAGTEVVKDIFCQSSGIVEVIQKNDILREIIIKPGQLYMDLDPEYLATIEDATIIAPGTQIAPGSVTEDEFLAEFVDTNEGVGLLLRPMKQYEIFNTTQSPSQESLNSAGGAINLRPVLRTFFKDGERVKSVEGVQLVTTQLVLETVEGLSADIELIPHETDEDAFRLQIVVLESVMLRREMESESNIITRVLVTDGQEIAPGEVVGTTEILCLENGTIQGIREGVEAIRRILVVRDIDNIDIEFDVDTKLQKKVGNYVTQSDYLDIDKTISFPESGIITHIGKGKLTLRYARPYRVSPGAILHIEQGDLVQRGDNLVLLVFERAKTGDIVQGLPRIEELLEARKPKEPALLSRRPGVCQVEYRDDEAIDIKVIEDDGTISEYPLNQNQNIIVNDNQRVEVGEPVTDGLPSPHEMLEVFYEYYQEHMGMYDAALAALQKAQLFLVNQVQGVYQSQGIDISDKHIEVIVRQMTSKVRIDDGGDTIRLPGELVELREIAKDNETMAITGGAPIQYTPMLMGITKSSLNTDSFISAASFQETTRVLTEAAIEGKSDWLRGLKENVIIGRLIPAGTGYNAYDHHLDWDDPEPNVSNIISYSDSWEQDDNNSLSMSEVEDVIIDDQVARVLSPEESFIDDDSEYDDGDHNYDDDDQDYEDDSDYDDD; encoded by the coding sequence ATGCCTACTGAGAAAAAAACTCAAACTTTTTATAACATCGTTATCGATAAAGGTGCTCTTAAAAAACTTATTTCTAAAACCTTTACTGAATATGGTTCTGCTCGTTGTGCTTCTGTTTGTGATAAATTGAAGACAATGGGTTTTCGTTATGCTACTCAGGCGGCAGTGTCAATCAGTGTAGAAGATTTAAAAGTTCCTGAAGCCAAAAAAGCGATGTTAGCCGAGGCAGAGACTACCATAAAAAAAACGATCAACCGTTACGCTAATGGCGAAATTACAGAAGTTGAACGTTTTCAGAAAGTAATCGATACATGGAATGATACTTCTGAATCTCTTAAAGATGAAGTCGTGCGGAATTTCCGTCAATCTGATCCTCTCAATTCTGTCTATATGATGGCATTTTCTGGAGCAAGGGGAAATATTAGCCAAGTTCGTCAGTTAGTCGGTATGCGTGGCTTGATGGCAGATCCTCAGGGAGAAATCATCGATTTACCGATTAAAACTAATTTCCGTGAAGGTTTAACTGTTACAGAATATATTATCTCTTCTTACGGTGCAAGAAAAGGTTTAGTTGATACCGCATTGCGTACAGCAGACTCGGGTTATTTAACCCGTCGTTTGGTGGATGTTTCTCAAGATGTTATTATTCGTGAGACTGATTGTGGTACAACAAGAGGTGTTACGGTTTTACCCATGAAAGACGGGGAACGAACTTTAATTCCTTTAGGCGATCGCCTCTTAGGTCGTGTATTGGGAGAAGATGTCATCGATCCAGCTACTGGTGAAGTTATCGGTGTTCGTAACCAAGCTATTGATGCTGATTTAGCAAAAGCTATCGGTAAGGCAGTAGATAAAGTGAAAGTCAGATCTCCTCTTACTTGTGAAACTGCTCGTTCTGTATGTCAAAAGTGTTATGGTTGGTCTTTGGCTCACGGAGATTGGGTAAACATGGGTGAAGCTATTGGTATTATTGCCGCTCAATCTATCGGTGAACCCGGTACTCAGTTAACCATGCGTACTTTCCATACTGGAGGGGTGTTTACAGGGGAAGTAGCTCAACGTATTATAACTCCTAAAGCTGGTACGGTTAAATTTGATAAAAAACTAAAAGTTCGTGATACTCGTACTCGTCATGGAGATCAAAAGTTATTAGTGGAAATTGCTGGTAATATTATAGTCGGTGATGCGAAAATCAATGTTCCTGCCGCTAGTTTATTAGCCGTCAGAGAAGGTGATACCGTACAAGTTGATGATCTATTAGCCGAAGTAATGCCTCAAAAAACTCGCTCAACAGAAAGAGTGACGAAAGATGTTTCTTCGGATCTATCTGGTGAGGTCTATTTTGCTGATATTTCCCCTGAAAGTAAAACTGATAGACAGGGTAATACTACTACTACTGTTACCCGTAATGGTTTAATTTGGGTACTCTCAGGACAAGTTTACAACTTGCCACCAGGTGCTGAACCTGTAGTTAAAAACGGTGATAAAATTGAAATTGGTTCAGTTTTAGCAGAAACTAAACTCAGAACTAAAAGTGGCGGAGTTTGTCGTTTTGAAGAAGGTAGTCGGGAAATTGAAATTATTACGGCTTCCGTTTCTTTAGATCAAGCAGATATTTACCTAGAACATAATGGTAGTCAACAACAATATGTTATTCATACTCCTAAAGGTGATCGTTTTGCTTTAAAAGTTGTCCCCGGTACAAAAGTACAGAACAATCAGGTAGTTGCAGAATTAATTGATGATAGCTTCCGTACTAATACTGGTGGGATTATGCGTTATGCAGGTTTAGAAACTGGAAGAGGCAATCGTAAACAAGGTTATGAAGTCATAAAAGAAGGCACTTTAATTTGGATTCCTGAAGAAAGTCATGAAATTAATAAAGACATCTCCTTACTATTAGTAGAAGATGGTCAATATGTGGAAGCTGGTACAGAAGTCGTTAAAGATATTTTCTGTCAATCGAGCGGTATTGTAGAGGTAATTCAAAAAAATGACATTTTACGGGAAATAATCATTAAACCCGGACAGCTATATATGGATTTAGATCCCGAATACTTAGCTACTATTGAAGATGCTACTATTATTGCTCCCGGTACACAAATCGCCCCTGGTTCAGTTACAGAGGATGAATTTTTAGCAGAATTTGTTGATACTAACGAGGGCGTTGGTTTATTACTGCGTCCCATGAAACAGTATGAAATTTTTAATACTACTCAATCTCCTTCCCAAGAGTCTTTAAATAGTGCTGGAGGTGCAATTAATTTACGTCCTGTATTGCGTACTTTCTTTAAAGATGGCGAAAGAGTTAAAAGTGTTGAAGGTGTTCAACTTGTTACTACTCAGTTAGTGTTAGAAACCGTTGAGGGCTTGAGTGCTGATATTGAGTTAATTCCCCATGAAACTGATGAAGATGCTTTCCGTCTGCAAATCGTGGTTTTAGAATCTGTGATGTTGCGTCGAGAAATGGAATCAGAATCGAATATCATCACCCGTGTTTTAGTTACCGATGGACAAGAAATTGCTCCGGGTGAGGTAGTTGGCACAACGGAAATTCTTTGTTTAGAAAATGGTACTATTCAAGGGATTCGTGAAGGCGTTGAGGCAATTCGCCGTATTTTAGTTGTCAGAGATATTGATAATATTGATATTGAGTTCGATGTTGACACAAAATTACAGAAGAAAGTAGGAAATTATGTTACTCAAAGTGATTATTTAGACATCGATAAAACAATATCTTTCCCTGAATCTGGGATTATTACACACATAGGGAAAGGAAAATTAACATTACGTTATGCTCGTCCTTATCGTGTGTCACCCGGTGCTATTTTACACATCGAACAAGGAGACTTAGTACAACGGGGCGATAACTTAGTATTACTCGTATTTGAACGGGCTAAAACGGGTGATATTGTCCAAGGTTTACCAAGAATTGAGGAATTACTTGAAGCTCGTAAACCAAAAGAACCTGCTTTATTATCTCGCAGACCGGGTGTTTGTCAAGTAGAATACCGAGATGATGAGGCGATCGATATTAAAGTTATTGAGGATGATGGTACTATTTCTGAATATCCCCTCAACCAAAATCAAAATATCATCGTTAACGATAATCAACGAGTAGAAGTGGGTGAACCTGTAACTGATGGTTTACCTAGCCCTCACGAAATGTTAGAGGTATTTTATGAATATTATCAAGAACATATGGGAATGTATGATGCCGCATTAGCTGCCTTACAAAAAGCTCAATTATTCTTGGTTAATCAAGTACAAGGAGTTTATCAATCTCAAGGTATTGATATTTCTGATAAACACATTGAAGTGATTGTTCGTCAAATGACATCAAAAGTCAGAATTGATGATGGTGGTGATACTATTCGTTTACCGGGTGAATTAGTAGAATTACGAGAAATAGCTAAGGATAACGAAACCATGGCTATTACTGGTGGTGCACCTATTCAATATACTCCGATGCTCATGGGTATCACAAAATCTAGTTTGAATACTGATAGCTTTATTTCGGCGGCTAGTTTCCAAGAAACCACCAGAGTATTAACAGAAGCGGCTATTGAAGGTAAATCAGATTGGTTAAGAGGTTTAAAAGAAAACGTCATTATCGGTCGTTTAATTCCTGCTGGTACTGGTTATAATGCCTATGACCATCATCTTGATTGGGATGATCCTGAACCTAATGTATCAAATATAATCTCTTATAGTGATTCTTGGGAACAAGATGATAATAATTCATTATCGATGAGTGAAGTGGAAGATGTAATTATTGATGATCAAGTCGCCAGAGTTTTATCTCCTGAAGAATCATTTATTGACGATGATAGTGAGTATGATGATGGTGATCATAACTATGATGATGATGATCAAGATTATGAAGATGATTCTGATTATGATGACGATTAG